A part of Cannabis sativa cultivar Pink pepper isolate KNU-18-1 chromosome 6, ASM2916894v1, whole genome shotgun sequence genomic DNA contains:
- the LOC133039300 gene encoding uncharacterized protein LOC133039300 produces the protein MTWHHNKDRRNDGCMRHPSDSPAWMTFDHNHKDFAADPRNVRLGLASDGMNPFKTLSVSHSTWPIILIPYNLPPWMCMKQPNFIMSLLIPGPEAPRNNINVYLEPLIEELKDLWKIGVETFDASTKKNFNLRASLLWTISDFPAYANLSGWSTKGKYACPCCHEDTCSFWLKHSKKHCYMGHRRWLENYHSFRNDEKSFDGTKEKRMAPTPLSGSMILDMLEGYEIKFGKKVVNPQLPYGWKKRTYEARIVRPSVYRCMYPIERYLSKLKSYVRNRSKPEGCIAEGYLADECLTFCSRYMEGVETNFNRKPRNYSNLEVDENLLPIFQMTGRNLGKKYIKSLNENTKVKAHRYVLFNCNVVDSFIEEHRNIIAQQNSRQRAMTIDRIHSQSFPSWFAKKVEELYDNGESNFRRFTLKAVEKKLKTQNSGVIMTAKTQSFASSSDPNPVFGDVTFYGILTDIIELDYSLGNRVVLFKCDWISRSGIKKERDCTRVNLSKLMREDESFVLASQAEQVIEMCSTNFDVEDGDINLIRNDIEDITIDTLVSTCTNDMGEEEEP, from the exons ATGACTTGGCATCATAATAAAGATCGTAGAAATGACGGCTGTATGAGACACCCAAGCGATTCTCCTGCATGGATGACTTTTGATCACAACCACAAGGATTTTGCTGCAGATCCTCGAAATGTTAGACTTGGGCTAGCTTCTGATGGAATGAATCCTTTCAAGACATTAAGTGTAAGTCACAGTACATGGCcaattattttaataccatATAATCTTCCTCCATGGATGTGCATGAAACAACCAAATTTTATTATGTCCTTGCTCATACCTGGTCCAGAAGCACCTAGaaataatattaatgtatatttaGAGCCATTGATTGAAGAGTTAAAGGATCTGTGGAAAATTGGAGTTGAAACTTTTGATGCATCTACAAAGAAAAACTTTAATTTGCGAGCATCACTATTATGGACTATTAGTGATTTTCCAGCATATGCTAACTTATCAGGATGGAGTACAAAAGGAAAATATGCATGCCCATGTTGTCATGAAGATACTTGTTCTTTTTGGTTGAAGCACAGTAAAAAGCATTGTTATATGGGTCATCGTCGTTGGTTAGAAAATTACCACTCATTTAGAAATGATGAAAAGTCTTTTGATGGCACAAAGGAGAAAAGAATGGCTCCAACACCATTATCTGGTTCTATGATATTGGATATGCTAGAAGGCTACGAAATTAAATTTGGAAAGAAAGTTGTTAATCCTCAATTGCCATATGGTTGGAAGAAAAGGA CTTATGAGGCGAGAATCGTTAGACCATCAGTTTATCGTTGCATGTACCCTATTGAAAG GTACTTGTCTAAGTTGAAATCATACGTTCGAAACAGAAGCAAACCAGAAGGTTGTATTGCTGAAGGATATTTAGCTGatgaatgtttgacattttgcTCAAGATACATGGAAGGTGTGGAGACAAATTTTAATCGCAAGCCTAGAAATTACAGTAATTTGGAAGTCGATGAAAATTTGCTTCCTATTTTCCAAATGACAGGTCGAAATTTGGGAAAAAAGTATATTAAGAGTTTAAACGAGAATACTAAAGTTAAGGCACATCGATATGTGCTATTTAATTGCAATGTCGTGGACTCGTTCATTGA GGAACATCGTAATATTATTGCACAACAAAATTCTCGTCAAAGAGCAATGACTATAGATCGGATTCATAGTCAGTCATTTCCATCATGGTTTGCCAAAAAA GTAGAAGAATTATATGATAACGGAGAATCGAATTTCAGACGATTTACATT AAAAGCAGTTGAGAAGAagttaaaaactcaaaatagtgGAGTTATTATGACTGCCAAGACTCAAAGTTTTGCAAGTAGTAGTGATCCGAATCCTGTTTTCGGAGATGTTACATTTTATGGGATATTAACTGATATTATAGAGCTAGATTATTCTTTGGGTAATCGCGTTGTGTTATTTAAGTGTGATTGGATTTCGAGAAGTGGCAttaaaaaagagagagattgcACAAGAGTCAACCTTTCAAAATTGATGCGTGAAGATGAGTCATTCGTACTAGCATCTCAAGCTGAACAGGTAAT TGAAATGTGTAGTACAAATTTTGATGTTGAGGATGGAGATATCAATTTGATAAGGAATGATATTGAAGACATAACTATTGATACATTGGTGTCAACTTGTACAAATGACAtgggtgaagaagaagaaccttAG